A single region of the Vicia villosa cultivar HV-30 ecotype Madison, WI linkage group LG4, Vvil1.0, whole genome shotgun sequence genome encodes:
- the LOC131595917 gene encoding uncharacterized protein LOC131595917 yields MHPTPTTTLPNGLARWTMMPWPRLPIPFPIDNIQTHNVSLCCNFKELDLSNQRGKSLWCGARRQIRYQDEDEDRDDEYGYNEEISKLELYSQSARREALIVHALVDQNEVEVLIFKGFSSSLSYSTSPDPTRSILPARAVIKSIDRIKGPFDPANIEYLQKDVPWEEFKTNLSN; encoded by the exons ATGCATCCTACTCCTACTACAACACTTCCCAATGGTTTGGCCAGATGGACAATGATGCCATGGCCTAGGCTTCCTATACCATTTCCAATTGACAACATTCAAACTCACAATGTAAGCTTGTGTTGTAACTTTAAAGAACTAGATTTGAGCAACCAAAGAGGTAAAAGCCTTTGGTGTGGTGCAAGAAGGCAAATTAGATACCAAGATGAAGACGAAGATAGAGATGATGAGTATGGATACAATGAAGAGATTTCAAAGTTGGAACTCTACAGTCAATCAGCAAGAAGAGAAGCACTTATTGTTCATGCACTTGTGGACCAAAATGAAGTAGAGGTGCTTATCTTTAAG GGGTTTTCTTCATCCTTAAGCTATAGTACTTCCCCTGACCCAACAAGAAGCATTCTTCCAGCCAGAGCAGTGATAAAGTCTATAGATAGAATCAAAGGGCCTTTTGACCCTGCCAATATAGAGTATCTGCAGAAAGATGTGCCATGGGAAGAATTCAAGACAAATCTTTCTAATTAA
- the LOC131595919 gene encoding phragmoplastin DRP1C-like, translated as MATMTSLIGLINKIQRACTVLGDHGGGGLSLWEALPSVAVVGGQSSGKSSVLESVVGRDFLPRGSGIVTRRPLVLQLHKTEDGQQDYAEFLHAPRKRYTDFVAVRQEIADETDRITGKSKQISNIPIQLSIHSPNVVNLTLIDLPGLTKVAVEGQSETIVQDIEHMVRSYVEKPNCIILAISPANQDIATSDAIKIAKEVDPSGERTFGVVTKLDLMDKGTNAVDVLEGRHYRLQHPWVGIVNRSQADINKNVDMILARKKEREYFETSPEYGHLAHKMGAEYLAKLLSEHLEIVIRQRIPSIIALINKTIDELNAELDRIGRPIAVDSGAQLYTILEMCRAFDKVFKEHIDGGRPGGDKIYGVFDNQLPAALKKLPFDRHLSLKNVQRVVTEADGYQPHLIAPEQGYRRLIEGCLGYFKGPADASVDAVHLVLKELVRKAIAATEELKRFPTLKNEIATAANDSLDRFREESRKTVTRLVDMESSYLTVEFFRKINLESEATPGRNTPNNPNPNLDNYSDNHLRKIGSNVNAYINMICDTLKNSIPKAVVYCQVREAKRSLLNRFYVQVGKKEKEQLGNMLDEDPALMEKRTQLAKRLELYKQARDDIDSVAWK; from the exons ATGGCGACTATGACTAGTTTGATCGGTCTCATCAATAAGATCCAACGTGCATGCACTGTCTTAGGTGACCACGGCGGCGGCGGTTTGTCACTCTGGGAGGCTCTTCCCTCCGTCGCCGTCGTTGGAGGACAG AGTTCAGGGAAATCGTCGGTGTTAGAGAGTGTCGTTGGAAGGGATTTTCTGCCTCGTGGATCTG GTATTGTCACACGAAGGCCGCTAGTGTTGCAACTTCACAAGACAGAGGATGGACAACAGGATTACGCCGAGTTTCTTCATGCGCCTAGAAAGAGATACACTGACTTCG TTGCTGTAAGGCAGGAAATTGCGGACGAAACAGATCGTATAACAGGAAAGTCGAAGCAAATTTCAAACATTCCGATTCAACTCAGTATACATTCTCCAAATG TTGTAAACTTAACCCTCATAGATCTTCCTGGATTGACAAAGGTTGCAGTAG AGGGACAATCCGAAACTATTGTTCAAGATATTGAACACATGGTCCGATCCTATGTCGAGAAG CCCAACTGCATTATATTGGCCATCTCTCCTGCAAACCAAGATATTGCCACTTCAGATGCAATAAAAATTGCAAAAGAAGTTGATCCTTCGG GTGAAAGAACATTTGGAGTGGTGACAAAACTTGATCTTATGGATAAAGGAACAAATGCCGTTGAT GTTCTGGAAGGAAGGCATTACAGGTTGCAGCATCCATGGGTTGGAATTGTTAACCGTTCACAAGCGGATATTAATAAAAATGTTGACATGATTCTTGCCCGCAAGAAGGAGCGTGAATATTTTGAGACAAGCCCTGAATATGGACATTTGGCTCATAAAATGGGTGCAGAATACCTTGCCAAACTTCTATCAGAG CATCTGGAGATTGTCATTAGGCAGAGGATTCCTAGTATCATTGCCTTAATAAATAAAACCATTGACGAGCTTAATGCAGAGTTGGATCGCATTGGCAGGCCTATAGCTGTGGATTCAGGG GCCCAATTATACACTATTTTAGAGATGTGTCGAGCATTCGACAAAGTATTTAAGGAACACATCGATGGAGG ACGTCCAGGCGGGGACAAAATTTATGGGGTTTTTGACAACCAATTACCAGCTGCTTTGAAAAAGCTCCCCTTTGATCGTCATCTTTCACTAAAAAATGTACAGCGAGTTGTTACTGAAGCCGATGGTTATCAGCCCCATCTGATTGCTCCAGAGCAAGGGTACAGAAGACTTATTGAAGGATGTTTAGGCTACTTCAAAGGCCCTGCTGATGCCTCTGTGGATGCT GTCCATCTTGTTTTAAAAGAACTTGTACGGAAGGCAATTGCAGCAACTGAG GAATTGAAGAGGTTTCCAACACTTAAAAATGAAATAGCCACAGCTGCAAATGATTCTTTGGATAGATTTCGAGAAGAAAGTAGGAAGACAGTGACCCGGCTAGTTGATATGGAGTCTAGCTATCTAACGGTAGAATTTTTTCGGAAGATTAATCTTGAATCAGAAGCAACCCCTGGCCGGAATACCCCtaataatcctaatcctaatctGGACAATTACTCGGATAATCACCTCAGGAAAATTG GATCAAATGTTAATGCCTATATCAACATGATATGTGACACACTTAAAAATTCTATACCAAAGGCTGTGGTTTATTGTCAAGTTAGAGAAGCAAAGAGATCATTGCTTAACCGCTTTTATGTTCAAGTTGGAAAAAAAGAG AAGGAGCAACTCGGGAACATGTTGGATGAAGATCCCGCACTAATGGAAAAGAGAACACAATTAGCTAAAAGGCTTGAATTGTACAAGCAAGCTAGGGATGACATTGATTCAGTGGCTTGGAAATGA